The Actinomycetota bacterium genome contains the following window.
ATGGCGTGCGCGTCATTGGTCCAAACAGCACTATCGATCGCGGCAGTGCTATTTCCTTCGTAGTCGATGGGCTGCATCCGCACGATGTGGGACAGGTTCTGGACAGCAGGGGAGTGGCAGTGCGCGTTGGACACCATTGCGCATGGCCCACCTGCCGTCGATTCGGCGTACCGTCGACCACTCGCATGTCCCCATACATCTACAACGATGAGGCAGACATCGATGCTGCGTTGCTCGGCATCGTGGCTGCCCAGGAATTCTTCGGAGTGAAGTGATGGAATTGGACTCGCTGTATCAAGAAATCATTCTTGATCACTACAAGCATCCGCGAGGTCGGGGACTGCTTGAACAGCCCCTTGGAAGCGCTCATCACATCAATCCCACCTGCGGTGACGAGATCACTGTGCAGGTCTCACGCAATGCCGAAGGCGGACTTGAGATTGGCTATGAAGGTCAAGGCTGTTCGATTTCGCAGGCAAGTGCGAGCGTTCTCACCGAACTGCTGACTGGCCATTCGGTTGCCGATAGCCAGAAGGCTCGCGAGGCCTTCATGGCCTTGATGCATGCTCAAGGCCAAAGTGAACCTGATGAAGAGGTTCTGGGGGACGCTGTGGCATTTGCCGGAGTTGCGAAGTTTCCCGCGAGGGTGAAGTGTGCGCTGTTGGCCTGGATGGCCCTTCAAGACGCGGAAATCAAAGCTGGTTTGCTGAGCAAGGGAGATGGTTCATGAATGTTGCCACTGAGGACGATGTCCTGGAGGCCATGCGTGACGTGGTGGATCCTGAGTTGGGCATCAACGTTGTTGATCTCGGCCTTATCTACGGCGTGAGCGTGGACGATTCCAATATTGCAACTGTGGACATGACTCTGACTTCGGCTGCCTGCCCGCTCACCGATGTCATTGAGGATCAGACCCGAGCTGCATTGACTCCAGTCGTGGCTGATTTCCGCATCAATTGGGTCTGGATGCCACCGTGGGGACCCGACAAGATCACCGACGACGGGCGCGACATGCTGCGCTCACTCGGATTTAACGTGTGAACGAATGATTGTTGCTACTGACATTGAATTGCGCGCAGGCGCTCAGCTTCTCCTAGGTCCCGCTAGTTTCCGCATCGGTCGTGGTGACCGAGTAGGTCTCGTTGGTCGTAATGGTGCTGGAAAGACCACACTGACTCGTGCACTGGCTGGTGAGACTCTGCCTTCGCAGGGCTCGGTGAATGCCACCGGCAGCGTGGGCTATCTGCCGCAGGATCCACGATCCGGTGATCCTCTTGAACTTGCTCGTGATCGAATCTTGAGCGCTCGAGGTTTGCAGGACGTCATGCGTCGAATGCAGGAGACCTCCATGCAGATGGACACCACCGATCCCGATGAACGTGACCGCATAGTTGCCCGATATGCCCGCGCCGAAGCAGAGTTTGAAGCGCTCGGCGGCTATGCGGTGGAATCTCAGGCCGCCACCATCGCTGCCTCTGTGGGACTCGACGATCGCGTTCTGGGCCAGCCGCTGGGTACCTTGTCCGGTGGGCAGCGAAGACGAGTTGAGTTGGCGCGCATCTTGTTCAGCGGCGCCGAAGTGCTCCTGCTCGACGAACCGACCAACCACCTCGACGCGGACTCCATTCGCTGGCTGCGCAAATTCTTGCTCAATTATGACGGCGGATTCATTGTCATCAGCCATGACACTGACTTGCTTGCAGACACGGTGA
Protein-coding sequences here:
- a CDS encoding SUF system NifU family Fe-S cluster assembly protein, encoding MELDSLYQEIILDHYKHPRGRGLLEQPLGSAHHINPTCGDEITVQVSRNAEGGLEIGYEGQGCSISQASASVLTELLTGHSVADSQKAREAFMALMHAQGQSEPDEEVLGDAVAFAGVAKFPARVKCALLAWMALQDAEIKAGLLSKGDGS
- a CDS encoding metal-sulfur cluster assembly factor; its protein translation is MNVATEDDVLEAMRDVVDPELGINVVDLGLIYGVSVDDSNIATVDMTLTSAACPLTDVIEDQTRAALTPVVADFRINWVWMPPWGPDKITDDGRDMLRSLGFNV